From a region of the Nitrospirae bacterium YQR-1 genome:
- a CDS encoding 1,4-dihydroxy-6-naphthoate synthase, protein MHKLSLGFSPCPNDTHVFYALVHGIVKATGIALSHQIHDVETLNNMALNESLDVTKVSFYAYAHVTDKYAMLKTGGAMGRSCGPIIVSKKRMSPDELKGKKIAVPGKLTIAYLLTQLFEPAINNNSVLVMPFNEIMAAVRDGVVDAGVIIHESRFTYHTFGLTEVVDLGAWWEKETALPIPLGCIIAKKSLGEGIISEIEHLILASVRYANIHPAETRTYIKSHAAEMDDTVISEHIRLYVNNYTENTGDDGIAAFNKIINLAQDRGLL, encoded by the coding sequence ATGCACAAACTCTCTCTAGGGTTTTCACCATGCCCAAACGATACTCACGTTTTTTACGCTCTCGTTCATGGCATCGTAAAAGCCACCGGTATTGCATTAAGCCATCAAATACACGATGTGGAAACTCTTAACAATATGGCTCTTAATGAGTCATTGGATGTCACAAAGGTTTCCTTCTATGCCTATGCTCACGTAACGGATAAGTATGCAATGTTAAAAACAGGTGGGGCTATGGGGCGCTCCTGCGGGCCGATAATAGTTTCAAAGAAGCGGATGTCACCCGATGAGCTAAAGGGCAAAAAAATAGCAGTCCCAGGAAAGTTAACTATCGCATATCTTCTGACTCAACTCTTTGAGCCCGCCATAAACAATAACAGCGTTTTAGTAATGCCATTTAATGAAATCATGGCCGCCGTAAGGGACGGTGTTGTAGATGCCGGTGTTATAATCCACGAAAGCAGGTTTACATACCATACTTTTGGCCTTACTGAGGTTGTTGACCTGGGTGCGTGGTGGGAAAAAGAAACCGCACTCCCTATCCCTCTGGGCTGCATCATCGCAAAAAAATCCCTTGGAGAGGGTATAATCTCAGAGATTGAACACTTGATACTTGCCTCTGTCCGGTACGCTAACATCCATCCGGCTGAAACCCGCACATATATTAAATCCCATGCCGCTGAAATGGACGACACAGTGATATCGGAACACATCAGACTTTACGTCAATAACTATACGGAAAACACAGGTGATGACGGAATTGCCGCCTTTAATAAAATCATTAATTTAGCACAGGACAGGGGGCTGCTTTAG
- a CDS encoding transglycosylase SLT domain-containing protein yields the protein MKKITFSLTMFLLLLSTTVSAYDSVYEYLKSGRNALDKKEYESSVKDFDHFLENRNLLSDYGYLWRAKALKGLGENEKALKDISIIKADYRNSPVFKSALLLEMKIDEKEHPDEALVLYERFLKSYPGDDTIRLSYAKLLKERTYELDAEREFIKIYINGGSMSKEAAAFIDTQRLSSESRVERAKNLMKRHKYEDAEIELREIWKKAPSSFHATLTALLARTLFRQKKYDEAAIYLQRSGDIYTEARALYRAGKFDEFHEKVRLMDADRSERAAELALISGLYFRRTGDTEKALSIFNTLKDNRFNKEEARWHTGWTYYLSGNYRRAYDSFESLYKTYTNRQYLYWMARCAENMGKPTDALYTKLTAAGDFYSLLAHGRIGKAPSRVHQESTYTYSESEEFGPDQQELKRLSILLQLKIDDAVRMESRHIIRNAKKLTGDVAFKAALMLSEAGAYSHSVDIAGRLSGGSYLHSLLYPYAHKDIVQSATGKFNVNPLIVLSIMREESHFQDDAFSPAGAIGLMQLMPQTASHYSKPAEESIEDEKDIFNIKKNITIGTCYIGTLYRETTCVPVVLASYNAGEDVVKKWLEAGKYKSTDEFIEDIPYNETRNYVKRVLKTYYQYARRLEPTVESLKFAADCSLH from the coding sequence ATGAAAAAGATCACTTTTTCGCTAACCATGTTTTTGTTGTTATTAAGCACAACAGTATCAGCCTACGACAGTGTTTATGAGTATTTGAAAAGCGGACGCAATGCACTGGATAAGAAAGAGTATGAAAGCAGTGTAAAGGATTTTGACCACTTTTTGGAAAACCGGAATCTTCTTTCAGATTATGGGTATCTGTGGCGGGCCAAGGCTCTGAAGGGACTTGGTGAAAATGAAAAGGCACTAAAAGATATCAGCATTATAAAGGCTGATTACAGAAACTCTCCGGTATTTAAATCAGCACTCTTGCTTGAAATGAAAATAGATGAAAAGGAACATCCCGACGAGGCTCTTGTTTTATATGAAAGATTCCTTAAAAGTTACCCGGGAGATGACACCATAAGGCTGTCCTACGCTAAACTGCTGAAGGAAAGAACTTATGAATTGGATGCCGAGAGGGAATTTATTAAAATATACATAAACGGCGGTAGTATGTCAAAAGAGGCTGCTGCGTTTATAGACACCCAAAGGCTAAGCAGCGAGAGCAGGGTGGAACGGGCGAAAAACCTCATGAAACGGCATAAGTATGAGGATGCAGAAATTGAATTGAGAGAAATATGGAAAAAGGCTCCATCCTCATTCCATGCCACCCTGACAGCCCTTCTGGCACGAACTCTCTTTAGGCAGAAAAAATACGACGAGGCCGCCATATACTTACAGCGCTCAGGGGACATCTACACCGAAGCAAGGGCTCTCTACAGGGCCGGGAAATTTGACGAATTTCATGAAAAAGTCCGCCTTATGGATGCCGACAGAAGTGAACGTGCCGCCGAACTGGCACTCATAAGCGGCCTGTATTTCAGAAGAACAGGGGACACAGAGAAAGCTCTTTCGATTTTTAACACTCTGAAGGATAACCGCTTTAATAAAGAGGAAGCACGATGGCATACCGGCTGGACTTACTACCTCAGCGGTAACTACCGTAGAGCTTATGATAGCTTTGAATCACTCTATAAAACCTATACAAACCGCCAGTACCTTTACTGGATGGCACGTTGTGCTGAAAACATGGGAAAACCCACAGACGCACTATACACAAAATTAACCGCAGCGGGGGATTTCTACTCCCTGCTTGCCCATGGCAGAATTGGTAAAGCTCCTTCAAGAGTACATCAGGAAAGCACTTATACCTACTCGGAAAGCGAAGAGTTCGGCCCCGACCAACAAGAACTAAAACGCCTCTCCATACTGCTGCAACTAAAAATAGACGATGCCGTCAGGATGGAAAGCAGGCATATTATAAGAAATGCAAAGAAACTTACCGGAGATGTTGCTTTCAAGGCTGCTTTAATGCTAAGTGAAGCCGGAGCATACTCCCACTCGGTTGATATCGCCGGAAGACTCTCCGGCGGCAGCTATCTCCACAGCCTCCTGTACCCCTATGCCCACAAAGACATTGTACAGAGTGCCACCGGTAAGTTTAACGTTAACCCTCTCATCGTACTTTCTATAATGAGAGAGGAAAGCCATTTTCAGGATGATGCTTTTTCCCCTGCCGGCGCCATAGGGCTTATGCAGCTTATGCCTCAGACCGCCTCACATTATAGTAAACCGGCTGAGGAAAGCATTGAGGATGAAAAGGATATTTTCAACATAAAGAAAAATATAACTATCGGTACCTGCTATATCGGCACACTTTACAGGGAAACCACCTGCGTACCGGTTGTGCTGGCCTCTTATAATGCCGGAGAGGATGTAGTTAAAAAGTGGCTTGAAGCCGGAAAATATAAATCAACAGATGAGTTTATTGAGGATATTCCCTATAACGAAACCAGAAATTACGTAAAACGTGTTCTTAAGACTTACTACCAGTATGCAAGACGGTTAGAGCCGACTGTGGAGTCTTTAAAATTTGCAGCTGATTGCAGTTTACATTAG
- the zapB gene encoding cell division protein ZapB: MDKLRNLEEKISAVIEKAKVLKTENEAILKKNGELEAQLKEKQDEIDKLRAELDSKSGEVQRMSSEQSSVAEQIEAILGELDHLEI; encoded by the coding sequence TTGGATAAACTAAGAAATCTTGAAGAAAAAATTTCAGCAGTAATAGAGAAGGCAAAGGTATTAAAAACAGAAAACGAGGCTATTCTGAAAAAAAATGGAGAACTGGAGGCACAGCTTAAAGAAAAACAGGACGAGATAGACAAACTCAGAGCGGAGCTGGACTCAAAGAGCGGGGAGGTACAGAGGATGTCAAGCGAACAGTCCTCTGTGGCGGAACAGATAGAGGCAATCCTCGGGGAATTGGACCATTTAGAGATATAG
- a CDS encoding cell division protein ZapA encodes MGSAEITILGQKYILKGEEPEEYIKSLAVYVDGKINEVLAAAPGTPSLKASILAAVSIADELYKLRSLFGKLDIETDEIDKILEHSVSGVKNRKEKVKTTDESKGLHKA; translated from the coding sequence ATGGGAAGCGCAGAGATAACAATACTAGGGCAGAAGTATATACTTAAGGGTGAAGAGCCGGAGGAGTATATAAAAAGCCTTGCTGTTTATGTTGACGGCAAAATTAATGAGGTACTGGCAGCCGCTCCGGGAACTCCGTCGCTTAAGGCCTCAATACTGGCAGCAGTCAGCATAGCCGATGAGCTGTATAAGTTAAGGTCCCTGTTTGGCAAACTTGATATTGAAACAGATGAGATAGACAAAATACTTGAACATAGCGTCAGCGGAGTAAAAAACCGGAAAGAAAAGGTAAAAACAACGGATGAAAGCAAAGGTTTACATAAAGCATAG
- the purS gene encoding phosphoribosylformylglycinamidine synthase subunit PurS, whose protein sequence is MKAKVYIKHRQEILDPQGKAVLHGLNNLGFNGLTDVRVGKYIEITMDCASTEAAQAQVKDMCERLLVNTVIENYTYVIEP, encoded by the coding sequence ATGAAAGCAAAGGTTTACATAAAGCATAGACAGGAGATTCTTGACCCTCAGGGTAAGGCGGTGCTTCATGGGCTTAACAATCTTGGATTTAATGGATTAACAGATGTGCGGGTTGGTAAGTACATAGAGATTACCATGGACTGTGCCTCAACAGAGGCAGCACAAGCTCAGGTTAAAGATATGTGTGAAAGGCTTCTGGTAAACACCGTTATTGAAAATTATACATATGTGATAGAGCCATAA
- a CDS encoding bifunctional 5,10-methylenetetrahydrofolate dehydrogenase/5,10-methenyltetrahydrofolate cyclohydrolase, producing MVKLMDGTRLAMEIRGNVQRDVENLGKIGIEVGLALLLVGDNDASSSYFNATVKISKSMGINVFEYKLPSSVSLNEILNVVNSINADERINGLLVLFPLPRRINPRRVVNAIVPDKDVDGLGSVSVGRLSAEESMFQIFRKEFSSNHQITPKSADFHTCTSPSFLPCTPFGVIRLLEYYGVELAGKNAVVVGKSLAVGKPLAMMLLAKEATVSVCHKSTANLKDYLKHADIVCSATGVTGLITGEMIKEGAVVVDIGINVQPDGKITGDIDFNSVSPKTSLITPVPGGVGPVTIATLLENTVSSAKSNALLNNPLILH from the coding sequence ATGGTTAAATTAATGGATGGTACAAGGCTTGCCATGGAAATAAGGGGAAATGTTCAACGTGACGTTGAAAACCTTGGTAAAATTGGCATTGAGGTGGGACTTGCTCTTTTACTTGTAGGTGATAATGATGCCTCGTCATCTTATTTCAATGCTACTGTTAAGATATCTAAAAGTATGGGAATAAATGTTTTTGAGTACAAGCTGCCATCCAGTGTATCTTTGAATGAAATATTAAACGTAGTCAATAGTATAAATGCAGATGAGCGGATAAACGGGCTCCTTGTGTTATTCCCGCTTCCCAGGCGAATAAACCCAAGGAGAGTGGTTAATGCAATAGTGCCTGATAAGGATGTGGATGGTTTAGGTTCGGTCTCAGTAGGGCGGCTTAGTGCAGAGGAGTCTATGTTTCAGATTTTTAGGAAGGAGTTCTCCAGCAACCATCAAATAACTCCTAAATCAGCCGATTTTCATACGTGTACGTCTCCGAGTTTTTTACCTTGCACCCCGTTTGGTGTAATCAGACTTTTGGAGTACTACGGAGTGGAGCTTGCCGGTAAAAATGCTGTAGTAGTAGGCAAGAGTTTAGCAGTGGGAAAGCCCCTTGCCATGATGCTTTTGGCAAAAGAGGCAACTGTATCTGTATGCCATAAAAGCACAGCTAATTTAAAGGATTACTTAAAGCACGCTGATATCGTGTGCTCTGCAACGGGAGTGACAGGCCTTATAACCGGTGAAATGATAAAAGAGGGCGCAGTCGTTGTTGATATCGGGATAAATGTACAACCGGACGGAAAAATAACCGGAGACATAGATTTTAATAGTGTGTCGCCAAAAACCTCACTAATAACACCGGTTCCGGGGGGTGTGGGTCCTGTAACCATTGCCACACTTCTTGAAAACACGGTTAGCTCCGCCAAAAGTAACGCACTTCTCAACAACCCGCTTATATTACATTAG
- a CDS encoding formylglycine-generating enzyme family protein, with protein sequence MLIVVVLCDLPTTFSITAQVERVEFITDDNQSIEWSLKNSVILENGDDSSKRTFTGLLTIETASNVIVERVSNGPLTISINSMQDNKTVGTFLSENDLTSTQAGKKIGITIDNITKYVNNGQTILLPIIGKDVRLGITIWNRLRGSTAILRSGKVTMLGKTILSDVFNVGENTLDAGDQIKVEDEESLSYGFVLLDERAAMTASYRAIGKQAKITRPGGHNYSISTTIYNRLMKDTFVIALWAILGAIIAAYTFLFKKEKTSGLPLLRCYCFALKRNKLQMRNKFFIIACLMYLLFQTADLFAEEVFIKTNIQQVGRGITKLFEGECIVITPKHIVENANPPVEVYFPLPYNKKVTGNPKIFVGLDIALITLDSNNLRCSTYNITTNFDKLIKNITSGQLIITDESGVTIRESVKIISTYLDTIKIRPDNTSFILKKGHSGSALYAVDKNGELFLAGILLTFDREEGTGSVFRIDYIDRNVLSAFKKPPIPTLSPTPPPPPSYEPEMVLVPGDKSIGIQSFYISKHEITFEAYDYYCEEMKIKKPDNKGIPLNKKYPVFNVRYDEAVRFTQWLSDKTKETYRLPQKEEWLRACRYKGGGKYPWGTDNSTKIVKLYANYSETRKEEPNIVGSYKATGVGIYDMAGNVFEWIGDSDEPSRRGLHYIAGGSYDQSIPYLECDNFTLSYGEAKSYIGFRVVREIK encoded by the coding sequence GTGTTAATTGTAGTTGTACTCTGTGACTTACCAACAACGTTTAGCATTACAGCTCAGGTTGAGCGTGTTGAATTTATTACAGATGATAATCAATCGATAGAATGGAGCTTAAAGAATTCTGTTATTTTAGAAAATGGTGATGACTCGTCAAAAAGAACATTTACAGGGTTGCTTACCATAGAAACAGCTTCTAATGTTATTGTGGAGCGTGTATCAAATGGTCCTCTGACAATCAGTATTAACTCCATGCAAGATAATAAAACGGTGGGAACGTTTCTAAGTGAAAATGATTTAACCAGTACTCAAGCAGGTAAAAAAATTGGAATAACTATTGATAATATAACAAAATATGTTAATAACGGGCAGACAATATTGCTACCAATTATCGGAAAAGATGTCAGACTTGGTATTACTATATGGAACAGACTGAGGGGGAGCACAGCAATTTTACGCTCCGGTAAAGTTACAATGCTCGGGAAGACAATTTTAAGTGATGTCTTTAATGTAGGTGAGAACACTCTGGATGCAGGAGATCAGATTAAAGTAGAAGATGAAGAATCACTATCATATGGTTTTGTTTTACTTGATGAGAGAGCTGCAATGACAGCTTCTTACCGGGCTATCGGTAAGCAAGCAAAGATAACCAGACCTGGCGGCCACAATTATAGTATTTCAACGACTATATATAACAGGCTAATGAAGGATACATTTGTAATAGCTTTATGGGCAATTTTGGGCGCAATTATAGCTGCATACACTTTTTTATTCAAAAAGGAGAAAACTTCAGGGCTACCATTGCTGCGATGTTACTGTTTTGCTTTAAAAAGGAACAAACTTCAGATGAGAAATAAGTTTTTTATAATAGCTTGCCTTATGTATTTGTTATTTCAAACAGCAGATTTATTTGCAGAAGAGGTTTTTATTAAGACAAATATTCAGCAAGTAGGAAGGGGTATTACCAAACTCTTTGAAGGAGAGTGCATTGTAATAACGCCCAAACATATAGTAGAAAATGCTAACCCACCAGTAGAAGTATATTTTCCTTTGCCCTATAATAAAAAAGTTACAGGTAACCCCAAAATATTTGTAGGTCTCGATATTGCTCTTATTACATTAGATAGTAATAATTTGAGATGTTCTACCTATAACATTACGACTAATTTTGATAAGTTGATAAAAAATATAACCTCAGGACAGTTGATAATTACTGATGAAAGTGGTGTTACTATCAGAGAGTCGGTTAAAATAATAAGTACATATTTAGATACAATAAAAATTAGACCTGATAATACAAGTTTTATTTTAAAAAAAGGGCATAGTGGTAGCGCTTTATACGCTGTAGATAAAAATGGAGAATTGTTTTTAGCAGGTATTTTATTAACTTTTGATCGCGAAGAAGGCACAGGAAGTGTTTTTAGAATAGATTACATCGATAGAAATGTACTTTCTGCTTTCAAAAAACCACCGATACCAACACTGTCGCCAACACCTCCGCCGCCCCCCTCTTATGAACCTGAAATGGTGCTTGTTCCCGGAGACAAATCAATAGGAATACAAAGTTTTTATATTAGCAAACATGAAATCACATTTGAAGCTTACGATTATTATTGTGAAGAAATGAAAATAAAAAAACCGGACAATAAAGGAATACCACTCAATAAGAAGTATCCAGTATTTAATGTAAGATATGACGAAGCGGTGCGGTTTACGCAATGGTTAAGTGACAAAACAAAGGAAACATATCGCCTTCCCCAAAAAGAAGAATGGCTACGAGCATGTAGGTATAAGGGAGGAGGTAAGTACCCATGGGGAACGGATAATTCGACTAAAATTGTTAAGCTATACGCGAACTATTCAGAAACAAGAAAAGAAGAGCCGAATATTGTTGGTAGTTATAAGGCAACTGGTGTTGGGATATATGATATGGCTGGAAATGTGTTTGAGTGGATTGGTGACTCAGACGAGCCTAGCAGACGTGGTTTGCATTATATAGCAGGTGGTTCATATGATCAGAGTATTCCTTATTTGGAATGTGATAACTTTACACTTAGTTACGGTGAGGCAAAATCATATATTGGCTTTAGGGTCGTTCGTGAAATAAAATAA
- a CDS encoding IPT/TIG domain-containing protein yields MKNCKLLKIALSVFVFIFIQNVLPAVAADLKITGFDSFESEVSATSKSEKKISDEPVKTKSDDSKLSIIKIKIMGEGFSPVPNENIVTIGNKLIPVILSDNTTIFSVLPSDIFPGKYQLIVEVNGQRASYDVEIKKTSGVAMKNLDDKDTRFITSTDISTELTQIITYWAQRRNINSSFQPWKKLKPQCSGFNSNNPLKITLLKLTRPNYPMKQTESSEADEYFRLIESEKDVTDITKGEDLALAIFVEGNRKLINNFEIGARFVDDNNNPINIGKEIIKTHKIGDADETSDCFQALLFTEFQFPYETQANKSKLNIWVKSFNNNKVVISESRQLSLLEPSNIEAYPIRLFGFTKSLFSDITSKGTYYYETSEKRNFLPGQYITFLNDFAIFGLKKGQKEEFECSFEIVKDGKISLSYLLTGEVEKNCYNVLCEKGVTLPDNITPGEYQLKSRIKLKNTNRTIESKPFDFTIDSYKPSIEAYTWIAEPINTEINVKKEAQRNILMYRALPVIRKDQRIAFVTYFTTAGFPVFKDKKHAIRYEIKIQDVRKNITATRGSKDINVREYENVNGDILLYLTAPPMPKDFVPGPISYTINLYIDDTLVSARNGAILK; encoded by the coding sequence ATGAAAAACTGTAAACTATTAAAGATTGCCTTATCAGTGTTTGTATTTATTTTTATACAAAATGTATTGCCTGCAGTTGCAGCTGACTTGAAGATTACAGGATTTGATAGTTTTGAGAGTGAAGTGAGTGCGACATCTAAATCAGAAAAGAAAATCTCTGACGAACCAGTTAAAACAAAATCAGATGACTCCAAACTTTCAATTATAAAAATAAAAATCATGGGAGAGGGCTTTAGCCCTGTACCTAATGAAAATATCGTTACTATTGGAAATAAACTTATTCCTGTAATACTATCTGATAACACTACTATTTTTTCAGTTTTACCATCCGATATTTTTCCTGGAAAATACCAACTTATAGTTGAAGTTAACGGACAAAGAGCATCTTATGATGTCGAAATAAAAAAGACCTCAGGTGTTGCAATGAAAAATCTGGATGATAAAGACACTAGATTTATAACTTCTACCGATATCTCTACAGAATTGACTCAAATAATAACATACTGGGCACAGCGCAGAAATATAAATTCATCTTTCCAGCCATGGAAGAAATTGAAACCACAATGTTCCGGCTTTAATAGCAACAACCCTTTAAAAATCACATTACTAAAACTGACCCGTCCAAATTATCCAATGAAACAAACAGAATCAAGTGAGGCAGATGAATATTTTAGACTCATAGAATCAGAAAAAGATGTTACTGATATAACTAAGGGTGAGGATTTAGCGCTGGCTATTTTTGTTGAAGGAAACCGCAAACTGATTAATAACTTTGAAATAGGAGCACGCTTTGTAGATGATAATAATAATCCTATAAATATTGGCAAGGAAATAATCAAAACACATAAAATCGGAGATGCCGATGAAACATCAGATTGCTTTCAGGCACTCTTATTTACAGAATTCCAGTTTCCTTATGAAACACAGGCTAACAAAAGCAAACTTAACATTTGGGTGAAATCATTTAATAACAATAAAGTTGTGATTAGTGAAAGCAGGCAGCTTAGCTTATTGGAACCGTCTAATATAGAAGCCTACCCCATAAGACTATTTGGGTTCACCAAAAGCCTTTTTTCAGATATTACAAGTAAAGGAACTTACTATTACGAAACGTCTGAGAAAAGAAATTTTTTACCCGGTCAGTACATAACTTTTCTGAATGATTTTGCGATTTTTGGCCTTAAAAAAGGACAAAAAGAGGAATTTGAATGTTCTTTTGAGATAGTGAAAGACGGCAAGATCAGCCTAAGTTATCTATTAACAGGTGAGGTTGAAAAAAATTGCTATAATGTTTTATGTGAAAAAGGAGTAACATTACCTGATAATATAACTCCGGGTGAATATCAACTCAAATCCAGAATAAAGCTTAAAAATACTAATAGAACAATAGAGAGTAAGCCTTTTGACTTCACAATAGATTCATACAAACCATCAATAGAAGCATATACGTGGATAGCTGAACCTATAAATACGGAAATAAATGTAAAAAAAGAAGCACAAAGGAATATTCTTATGTATAGAGCATTGCCTGTGATTAGAAAAGATCAGAGAATAGCATTTGTTACTTATTTTACAACTGCTGGTTTCCCTGTATTTAAGGATAAAAAGCATGCTATAAGATATGAAATTAAAATACAGGATGTTAGAAAGAATATAACAGCAACTCGTGGGTCTAAAGATATTAACGTAAGAGAATATGAAAATGTAAATGGAGATATCTTGTTATACTTGACGGCGCCTCCTATGCCGAAAGATTTTGTTCCTGGGCCGATAAGCTATACGATTAATTTATATATAGACGACACATTGGTCTCGGCTCGTAACGGAGCAATACTTAAATAA
- the infC gene encoding translation initiation factor IF-3: MIDVEGGQLGIVPVKDAIKSAREKGLDLVEVAPGANPPVCRIMDFGKYKYQISKKHSHRKTADVKEVKIRPRISEHDLDRKVRQMLGFLADGDKAKVSMYFRGREIIRPEHGMAIFDNIIEKLQGSYNIEVKPKLDGKSIIMVVAPK, translated from the coding sequence TTGATTGATGTTGAGGGGGGGCAGTTAGGGATTGTACCGGTAAAGGATGCAATAAAGTCTGCTAGGGAAAAAGGGCTCGATTTAGTGGAGGTAGCCCCCGGGGCAAACCCGCCGGTATGCCGTATCATGGACTTTGGTAAGTACAAGTACCAAATAAGTAAAAAGCACTCCCACAGAAAGACTGCGGATGTTAAAGAGGTAAAAATCAGACCACGCATCTCAGAGCATGATTTAGACAGAAAGGTCAGACAGATGTTAGGATTTTTAGCTGATGGTGATAAGGCTAAGGTATCAATGTATTTCAGAGGCAGGGAAATAATAAGGCCTGAGCATGGCATGGCTATTTTTGACAATATCATCGAAAAGCTTCAGGGCAGCTACAACATAGAGGTTAAACCCAAGCTCGACGGCAAAAGTATAATTATGGTTGTAGCACCTAAATAA
- the thrS gene encoding threonine--tRNA ligase translates to MIAVQAESTEGLRINRHSASHIMAHAVKELFPDVKVTIGPATDEGFYYDFDTERPIGEDDLTKIEKKMSEIIRRNTLFVRKIMKKSDAIDFFRNLGEPYKVEIIEALEGDEVSVYEEGGFTDLCRGPHVPSTGYISAFKLLKTAGAYWRGDEKNKMLQRLYGTSFAKAEELKNYLDFLEEVKKRDHRRLGRELDLFSINEEIGSGLILWHPNGAIIRKTIEDFWKDEHIKADYKLLYTPHIARINLWERSGHLDFYKDNMYAPMDIDGVDFELKPMNCPFHVAIYKSALRSYRDLPVRYAELGTVYRYERSGVLHGLMRVRGFTQDDAHIFCTTEQIEAEILTVLNFTIYVLNTFGFKDYDVYLSTRPDKFVGTEHNWEISTNALRNALETTGIKYETDPGEGVFYGPKIDIKVKDSLGRQWQCSTIQVDFNNPERFDISYRGADDLQHMPIMIHRALMGSLERFFGVLIEHYGGAFPLWLAPVQVSVLTISERHGVFAGELSTYLRAEGVRVEKDTANEKINYKVRQSTVKKIPYAVIIGDKEAESGSVSVRKRNGENILFLSKEDFLSFLLKEIKGKT, encoded by the coding sequence TTGATTGCTGTACAGGCAGAGAGCACAGAGGGCTTGAGGATAAACCGCCACAGTGCCTCCCATATAATGGCTCATGCCGTAAAAGAACTTTTCCCCGATGTGAAGGTAACTATAGGGCCTGCAACAGATGAGGGGTTTTACTACGATTTTGATACTGAGAGGCCTATAGGCGAGGATGATCTTACAAAAATCGAAAAGAAAATGTCGGAAATAATAAGGCGTAACACCCTGTTTGTCCGTAAAATTATGAAAAAATCTGATGCAATAGATTTTTTCAGGAATCTGGGCGAACCCTACAAGGTGGAAATAATAGAGGCGCTTGAGGGCGATGAGGTTAGTGTATATGAGGAGGGTGGTTTTACTGATTTATGCCGTGGTCCACACGTACCGTCAACAGGTTATATAAGTGCCTTTAAACTATTGAAAACTGCCGGCGCTTATTGGCGCGGTGACGAGAAAAATAAAATGCTCCAGCGGCTGTATGGCACATCATTTGCGAAGGCAGAGGAGCTTAAAAATTATCTCGATTTCCTTGAGGAGGTTAAAAAGCGTGACCACAGGCGGCTTGGTAGAGAGCTCGACCTTTTTAGTATAAATGAGGAGATAGGTTCAGGGCTGATTCTTTGGCACCCAAATGGCGCAATTATAAGGAAAACCATAGAGGATTTTTGGAAAGACGAGCATATAAAGGCCGATTACAAACTTCTCTACACCCCTCACATAGCACGCATTAACTTGTGGGAAAGAAGCGGCCATCTGGACTTTTATAAAGACAATATGTACGCTCCAATGGACATAGACGGTGTGGATTTTGAACTTAAACCAATGAATTGCCCGTTTCATGTGGCTATTTATAAGAGCGCTCTGAGAAGTTACAGAGACCTGCCTGTCCGCTATGCCGAACTGGGCACGGTTTACCGGTATGAGCGTTCAGGGGTGCTTCACGGCCTTATGCGGGTACGTGGGTTTACGCAGGACGACGCCCATATATTTTGCACTACAGAGCAGATTGAAGCTGAAATACTGACAGTGCTGAATTTCACTATCTATGTGCTCAACACATTTGGCTTTAAGGACTATGATGTGTATCTGTCAACAAGACCTGATAAGTTTGTAGGAACAGAGCACAACTGGGAGATTTCAACAAATGCCCTCAGAAATGCCCTTGAAACTACAGGGATAAAGTATGAGACTGACCCCGGTGAGGGGGTGTTTTACGGGCCTAAGATAGACATAAAGGTTAAGGATTCACTGGGCAGGCAATGGCAGTGCAGCACTATCCAGGTGGACTTTAATAATCCTGAGAGATTTGATATATCCTACAGAGGTGCTGATGATTTGCAGCATATGCCGATAATGATCCACAGGGCACTGATGGGCTCTCTTGAGAGGTTCTTCGGCGTGTTGATAGAACACTACGGCGGGGCGTTTCCACTGTGGCTGGCTCCGGTGCAGGTATCGGTGCTGACCATATCGGAAAGGCACGGAGTTTTTGCCGGTGAGCTTTCAACTTACTTAAGGGCTGAGGGCGTCAGAGTGGAAAAGGACACGGCCAATGAGAAAATTAACTATAAGGTGAGGCAATCAACTGTAAAAAAGATACCTTATGCTGTTATAATAGGGGATAAGGAGGCGGAGAGCGGGAGTGTTTCCGTCAGAAAAAGGAATGGCGAAAATATATTGTTTCTGAGTAAAGAGGATTTTCTGTCTTTTTTACTTAAAGAGATAAAAGGCAAAACCTAA